A genomic segment from Bacillus cereus G9842 encodes:
- the ypwA gene encoding carboxypeptidase: MTVATYEVEKQFLTYVKKIQNYGEALSLMFWDLRTGAPKKGVDQRSEVIGMLSSEVFAMSTSDEMGNYLTELEALIREDKLSETTKKMVEECRKEYDRNKKIPQVEYEAYVKLEAKAESVWEEAREKSDFEMFRPYLEKIVEFKKKFITYWGYETYKYNTLLDMYEPGITVEVLDHVFGQLRERIVPLVKEISESKKGLKTSALSERFSKEKQKNFTLELLKQLNYDFEAGRLDETVHPFEITLNRGDVRITTRYDEKDFRMAVFGTIHECGHAVYEQNIAEQFEGTPLCSGTSMGIHESQSLFFENFIGRNKSFWKKNYDLLKEYSNGQFDDMSVDEFYDAINESKPSFIRIEADELTYPLHVMVRYELEKELFDGTLQVKDLPAAWNDKMEAYLGIRPENNAQGVLQDVHWAGGSFGYFPSYALGYMYAAQFKQRMLKDIPNFDALLEEGNVTPIREWLTENIHQYGKTKKPLEILEDVTGEGLNANYLADYLEAKYKEIYEL, from the coding sequence ATGACAGTTGCTACATATGAAGTAGAAAAACAATTTTTAACATACGTGAAGAAGATACAGAATTATGGAGAAGCATTAAGTTTAATGTTTTGGGATTTAAGAACAGGTGCACCAAAAAAAGGTGTGGATCAGCGTTCTGAAGTAATTGGTATGCTTTCGTCAGAAGTGTTTGCTATGTCGACTTCAGATGAGATGGGAAACTATTTAACAGAGCTTGAAGCTTTAATACGCGAAGATAAACTTTCTGAAACGACGAAGAAAATGGTTGAAGAGTGCCGGAAAGAATATGATAGAAATAAAAAAATTCCACAAGTTGAATATGAGGCTTATGTGAAATTAGAAGCGAAAGCGGAGAGTGTGTGGGAAGAAGCTCGCGAAAAATCTGATTTCGAAATGTTCCGCCCATACTTAGAAAAAATTGTGGAATTTAAAAAGAAATTTATTACATATTGGGGTTATGAAACATATAAATACAATACATTATTAGATATGTATGAGCCAGGTATTACAGTGGAAGTTTTAGATCACGTATTTGGTCAACTTCGTGAGCGCATCGTACCGCTTGTAAAAGAAATCTCTGAGTCTAAAAAAGGATTAAAAACAAGTGCTTTATCGGAACGATTTTCAAAAGAAAAACAAAAGAACTTTACATTAGAATTATTGAAGCAATTGAATTATGACTTTGAAGCAGGTCGTCTTGATGAAACAGTACATCCTTTCGAAATTACATTAAATAGAGGGGATGTTCGTATTACGACACGCTATGATGAAAAAGATTTTCGTATGGCTGTTTTTGGAACAATTCATGAATGTGGTCATGCAGTATATGAACAAAATATTGCAGAACAATTTGAAGGTACACCACTTTGCAGTGGTACATCTATGGGTATTCACGAATCACAATCATTATTCTTTGAGAACTTTATCGGCCGTAATAAATCATTCTGGAAGAAGAATTATGATTTATTAAAAGAGTATAGCAATGGTCAATTTGATGATATGTCAGTTGATGAGTTTTATGATGCAATTAACGAATCGAAACCGTCATTCATTCGTATAGAAGCAGATGAGCTTACATACCCGCTTCATGTTATGGTTCGTTATGAGCTTGAGAAAGAATTATTTGATGGTACATTACAAGTGAAGGACTTACCAGCAGCTTGGAATGATAAGATGGAAGCATATTTAGGCATTCGTCCGGAAAATAATGCACAAGGTGTATTGCAAGATGTTCACTGGGCTGGTGGTTCATTTGGATACTTCCCATCTTATGCGCTTGGTTACATGTATGCAGCACAGTTTAAGCAAAGAATGTTAAAAGACATTCCGAACTTTGACGCATTATTAGAAGAAGGAAACGTAACACCAATTCGTGAATGGTTAACAGAAAATATTCACCAATACGGTAAAACGAAAAAGCCACTTGAAATTTTAGAAGATGTGACAGGCGAAGGATTAAATGCAAACTACTTAGCAGATTATTTAGAAGCGAAGTATAAAGAAATTTATGAGTTATAA
- a CDS encoding GNAT family N-acetyltransferase: MLYTYTVMTQEEAEEIAYNWHYEGKYSFYDIAADEEDLDEFLHDESRGNHTFSVKENGTLIGFFTVCKMNNGTVDIGLGMRPDITGNGFGLQFVNAGLAFSEEKYGCNYITLSVVKFNERAIKVYKRAGFEAVGTFIQKTNGSCFEFLKMNYICGK; this comes from the coding sequence ATGCTTTATACATATACAGTAATGACGCAAGAAGAAGCGGAAGAGATTGCATATAACTGGCACTATGAAGGGAAATATTCTTTTTATGATATAGCGGCAGATGAAGAAGATTTAGATGAGTTTTTACATGATGAGAGTAGAGGGAATCATACATTTTCTGTAAAGGAAAATGGCACTCTCATTGGTTTTTTTACTGTTTGTAAAATGAATAATGGAACGGTTGATATAGGACTTGGAATGAGACCTGATATAACTGGCAATGGATTTGGTTTACAGTTCGTGAATGCGGGACTAGCTTTTAGTGAAGAAAAATATGGGTGCAATTATATAACACTATCAGTAGTGAAATTTAATGAGAGAGCTATTAAAGTATATAAAAGGGCAGGGTTTGAAGCAGTTGGGACGTTTATACAAAAAACAAACGGTAGTTGTTTTGAGTTTTTGAAAATGAATTATATATGTGGAAAATAA